In a genomic window of Gossypium arboreum isolate Shixiya-1 chromosome 7, ASM2569848v2, whole genome shotgun sequence:
- the LOC108486439 gene encoding zinc finger protein CONSTANS-LIKE 9: protein MGYNCDFCGDQRPVVYCRSDAACLCLSCDRNVHSANALSKRHSRTLLCERCNSQPAFVRCVEERVSLCQNCDWMGHGTSTSNSRHKRQAINCYSGCPSSAELSSIWPFFQQPPSAGESSCERELGLMSINENIASTSWGPTENNISQDNTGIAITNDTCNSDKESGMGESSGRLLDQPSGSKDTSLPKLCCPQTKYPGLSEDDLYDDFNMDEVDLNLEKYEELFGMTLNHSEELLENGGIASLFGTKDMPAADSDCQVAAAAEGSSVGLVNAIQPACSNAASADSMMSNKTDSILYFTARRPHPGESSAGDYQDCGASSMLLMGEPPWCPPCTETSFTSATRTDAVMRYKEKKKTRMFEKRVRYASRKARADVRKRVKGRFVKAGDAYDYDPLSPTRSF from the exons ATGGGTTATAATTGTGATTTCTGCGGAGATCAAAGGCCTGTAGTATATTGCCGGTCTGATGCTGCCTGTTTATGTTTATCATGCGATAGAAATGTCCATTCTGCTAATGCACTATCGAAACGCCATTCGAGAACATTGTTATGTGAAAGATGCAATTCGCAACCTGCTTTTGTTAGATGTGTTGAGGAAAGGGTTTCCCTCTGTCAGAACTGTGATTGGATGGGACATGGTACTTCTACCTCGAACTCAAGACATAAGAGGCAAGCGATCAATTGTTACTCCGGTTGTCCATCATCCGCGGAACTTTCTTCCATATGGCCATTTTTTCAACAACCTCCTTCAGCTGGTGAATCTAGCTGTGAGCGGGAATTAGGTCTAATGAGCATCAATGAGAACATTGCGAGTACTTCATGGGGCCCTACGGAGAACAACATTAGCCAAGATAATACTGGTATAGCTATAACTAATGATACTTGCAATTCGGATAAGGAAAGTGGCATGGGCGAGTCTTCTGGACGACTTTTGGATCAGCCATCTGGATCCAAAGACACATCATTGCCCAAG TTATGTTGCCCTCAAACAAAGTATCCTGGACTTTCTGAGGATGATCTCTACGATGACTTCAACATGGATGAAGTTGATTTGAATCTCGAAAAGTACGAAGAACTCTTTGGGATGACACTCAATCATTCGGAAGAACTTCTTGAGAATGGTGGAATTGCTAGCTTATTTGGGACAAAAGACATGCCTGCTGCTGATTCAGACTGTCAAGTAGCAGCAGCTGCTGAG GGCTCATCTGTTGGACTGGTCAATGCAATCCAGCCAGCATGCAGCAATGCGGCATCTGCCGATTCCATGATGAGCAATAAAACCGATTCAATCCTATATTTTACTGCCAGGCGGCCCCATCCCGGAGAGAGTAGTGCAGGAGATTACCAAGATTGCGGGGCGTCGTCAATGCTTCTCATGGGAGAACCTCCTTGGTGTCCTCCATGTACTGAGACCTCCTTCACGTCAGCAACTAGAACTGATGCTGTCATGCGATACAAGGAAAAGAAGAAGACACGAAT GTTTGAGAAGCGAGTGAGATACGCTTCTCGCAAAGCAAGGGCTGATGTGAGGAAGCGCGTGAAAGGACGGTTTGTCAAAGCCGGTGATGCCTATGATTATGATCCATTGAGTCCAACCAGAAGCTTTTGA
- the LOC108459777 gene encoding OBERON-like protein, whose product MGTSSGSNINHQHMSKMLPPRQQQQQQQQQQQQPGSLQTSLSLISLDPHTSSNAQEPRFNLDNIHESPTESASSRETWPTADAITTKKMVNGKTENDCTEQSVIRRVSNAEKITLRDIARERVDVISEKMHHLPDEFLDELKNQLKTILEGNGGSQNREEFLILQKLVQSRSDLTAKTLIRAHRAQLEILVAINMGIQAFLHPNISLSQTSLIEVFVYKRCRNIACQSQLPADDCGCEICANRNGFCNLCMCVICNKFDFEVNTCRWIGCDFCSHWTHTDCAIRDGQICMGPSAKSGTGPTEMLFHCRACNRTSELLGWVKDVFQHCVPAWDREALMRELDFVSRIFRGSDDPRGKKLFLKCEDLLEKLRGGLAESMAGRSILMFFQELDTDSSTSLENGEGGGLIAPQEACNRIADVVQEAIKKMEMVADEKMRMFKKARLALDACERELEDKAKEVAELKLVRQKKKLQIEELEKIVRLKHAEADMFQLKANEAKQEAERLQRIAHAKSDKSEEEYTSSYLKLRLSEAEAEKKYLFEKIKLQESSHTSQSSNGGDPSQILTYAKIRDLLHGYNIPSKTDSHPNQRHNFRTNP is encoded by the exons ATGGGGACTTCATCTGGTTCTAATATTAACCACCAGCATATGTCGAAGATGCTACCCCCAcgccaacaacaacaacaacaacaacaacaacaacaacagccAGGGAGCTTACAAACTTCGTTGTCCTTAATCTCCTTAGATCCTCACACATCGTCCAATGCCCAAGAGCCCAGATTTAACTTGGATAACATTCATGAGTCTCCAACTGAGAGTGCTAGCTCACGAGAGACTTGGCCTACTGCTGATGCTATCACAACAAAGAAAATGGTAAATGGGAAAACTGAAAATGATTGCACTGAGCAGTCTGTCATTCGTCGTGTCTCTAATGCTGAAAAGATAACTCTTCGAGACATTGCTAGAGAAAGAGTTGATGTTATATCTGAAAAGATGCATCACCTACCTGATGAGTTTCTAGATGAGCTAAAGAATCAACTCAAGACTATTCTGGAAGGCAATGGTGGTTCGCAAAACCGAGAggagtttttaattcttcagaAGCTTGTTCAAAGCAGATCTGATTTAACAGCAAAGACTTTGATTAGAGCTCACCGAGCACAACTTGAAATACTCGTTGCAATAAATATGGGAATCCAGGCCTTCCTGCATCCAAACATCAGTCTATCTCAAACTTCTCTCATCGAGGTTTTTGTGTACAAAAGATGCAGAAATATTGCATGCCAAAGCCAACTACCTGCAGATGATTGCGGCTGTGAAATATGTGCCAATAGGAATGGATTTTGCAATCTTTGTATGTGTGTTATCTGCAACAAGTTCGATTTTGAAGTAAATACCTGCCGCTGGATTGGTTGTGATTTCTGTTCCCATTGGACTCATACAGATTGTGCTATACGTGATGGTCAAATTTGTATGGGTCCTTCTGCTAAAAGTGGAACAGGTCCTACTGAAATGCTTTTCCACTGCCGAGCTTGCAATCGAACATCTGAGCTGTTGGGTTGGGTTAAAGATGTCTTTCAACATTGTGTTCCAGCCTGGGATAGAGAGGCTCTCATGAGAGAACTTGATTTTGTTAGTAGGATTTTCCGTGGAAGTGATGATCCCAGAGGGAAGAAACTCTTTTTGAAGTGTGAGGATCTTTTAGAAAAATTGAGGGGTGGACTAGCCGAGTCCATGGCTGGCAGATCGATATTAATGTTTTTCCAAG AGCTTGATACAGATTCTTCAACAAGCCTGGAAAATGGGGAAGGTGGTGGGTTGATAGCACCACAAGAAGCATGCAATAGAATAGCAGATGTAGTGCAGGAGGCCATAAAGAAGATGGAAATGGTGGCCGATGAGAAAATGAGGATGTTCAAAAAAGCTCGCTTAGCTCTCGATGCTTGTGAACGAGAGCTCGAAGACAAGGCCAAAGAAGTAGCAGAACTGAAGCTGGTGAGACAGAAAAAGAAGCTACAGATAGAAGAACTAGAGAAAATCGTTAGGCTTAAACATGCAGAAGCAGATATGTTCCAACTCAAAGCCAACGAAGCAAAACAAGAAGCCGAGAGGCTTCAAAGAATTGCTCATGCCAAATCCGACAAATCAGAGGAAGAGTATACTAGCAGTTATCTCAAACTCCGTTTGAGTGAAGCCGAGGCTGAGAAGAAGTATTTGTTTGAAAAGATAAAGCTGCAAGAGAGTTCACACACTTCACAGAGCAGTAACGGTGGCGACCCTTCGCAGATTCTGACATATGCCAAAATCCGGGATCTTCTCCATGGATACAATATCCCCTCTAAGACAGATTCTCACCCAAATCAGCGCCACAATTTTAGAACAAATCCTTAA
- the LOC108470555 gene encoding uncharacterized protein LOC108470555, which yields MLGRSGLSRTGSFRPENLGQNALHMIGHLCFTLFVIGVLVFTIIAATYEPKNPIFHPSTKIETFLTSSSNATFLLDNTVVRTGEDFMVSNQTAFATFINAKDVVATKERSTDEISLSRCEGDWKEPIDCKDPEVFHLMMKVVIERFEDIHFYQFGKPAPGPKENTCDMAWRIRPKEGKTVAFYKDYRRFVIKRSKNCKLSVVSIGDYHSGVNARKKKRKNQKPGFEQGGVPLPVVGEPINDSLPVVESEIAFSRGKYLIYAGGGDRCKNMNHYLWSFLCALGEAQYLNRTLVMDLTLCLSSIYTLSNEDEEGKDFRFYFDFEHLKETASVLDQQQFWEDWNKWQRQDSLTLYLVEDSRVTPMQLSEVKDSLIMRKFGSVEPDNYWYRVCEGETESVIRRPWHLVWKSRRLMDIVSAIASRLNWDYDSVHIVRGDKARNSDLWPNLAQDTSPNTLISTLQGKIEDGRNVYVATNEPNMSFFDPLKDKYSTHFLEDYKDLWDENSEWHSLTKELNYGIPVDFDGYMRASVDTEVFFRGKKQIETFNDLTDDCKDGVNTCNTATS from the coding sequence ATGTTGGGTCGTTCTGGGTTATCTAGGACTGGAAGCTTTAGGCCAGAGAATTTAGGGCAAAATGCTTTACATATGATTGGCCATCTTTGTTTCACTCTATTCGTAATAGGTGTACTAGTTTTCACTATTATCGCTGCTACTTATGAGCCAAAGAACCCTATTTTTCACCCTTCAACAAAGATCGAAACTTTCCTCACTTCCTCGTCGAATGCCACGTTTCTATTGGATAACACTGTTGTTAGAACCGGAGAGGATTTTATGGTTTCCAACCAGACTGCATTTGCCACTTTTATCAATGCGAAAGATGTAGTAGCAACCAAGGAGAGGAGTACAGATGAAATTAGCTTGTCACGATGTGAGGGTGATTGGAAAGAACCGATTGATTGTAAGGATCCGGAAGTGTTCCATTTGATGATGAAAGTGGTAATTGAGCGTTTCGAGGATATACACTTTTATCAGTTTGGGAAACCGGCTCCTGGCCCTAAGGAGAATACTTGTGATATGGCATGGCGGATTAGGCCTAAGGAAGGGAAGACAGTTGCTTTTTATAAGGACTATAGACGCTTTGTTATTAAAAGATCAAAGAATTGTAAACTTAGTGTGGTGAGCATCGGGGATTATCATTCAGGCGTGAATGCAAGGAAGAAGAAGCGTAAGAATCAAAAGCCCGGGTTTGAGCAAGGTGGTGTGCCGTTGCCTGTTGTTGGGGAACCAATAAATGATTCACTTCCGGTGGTAGAGTCTGAAATTGCATTTAGCCGTGGGAAGTACTTGATTTATGCGGGTGGTGGAGATAGATGCAAGAACATGAACCATTATTTGTGGAGTTTCTTGTGTGCATTGGGTGAAGCGCAGTATTTGAATCGCACTTTGGTTATGGATTTGACGCTTTGTTTGTCTTCGATTTACACTTTGTCAAACGAGGACGAGGAAGGCAAGGACTTTAGGTTTTACTTCGATTTTGAGCATCTAAAGGAGACAGCATCAGTGTTGGATCAACAACAGTTTTGGGAAGATTGGAACAAATGGCAAAGACAAGACAGCTTGACTCTTTATCTTGTTGAGGACTCTAGGGTGACACCAATGCAACTTTCCGAGGTGAAGGACTCTTTGATTATGAGAAAGTTTGGTTCCGTGGAGCCAGATAATTACTGGTACCGTGTTTGCGAAGGAGAAACAGAATCTGTCATTCGAAGGCCATGGCATCTGGTATGGAAATCAAGAAGGTTAATGGATATAGTGTCAGCGATTGCATCAAGGTTGAACTGGGATTATGACTCTGTTCACATCGTGAGAGGGGATAAGGCAAGGAACTCGGACTTATGGCCTAATCTTGCACAAGATACCTCACCAAATACCCTTATCTCAACCTTGCAGGGCAAGATCGAAGACGGGAGAAACGTGTACGTTGCAACAAATGAACCTAACATGTCTTTCTTTGATCCTTTGAAAGACAAATATTCCACTCATTTCCTCGAAGACTATAAGGATCTTTGGGACGAAAATAGTGAGTGGCATTCACTGACAAAAGAACTTAATTACGGAATTCCAGTTGATTTCGATGGTTACATGAGGGCCTCTGTTGATACAGAAGTTTTCTTTAGAGGGAAGAAACAGATTGAAACTTTCAATGATCTAACTGATGATTGTAAAGACGGTGTTAACACCTGCAATACTGCAACCAGTTAA
- the LOC108468304 gene encoding probable E3 ubiquitin-protein ligase XERICO has protein sequence MGLSSLPAPSEGVLCILLVNTALSISIVKGIIRSILHVVGIHLPQPSSDYTENPSESNDFHLNTPESYIEEFRSRTPTIHFGAVLCSCKRPQHDCRVCLTQFEPKSEINHLSCGHLFHKVCLEKWLDYWNITCPLCRTPLLTEEEASCFW, from the coding sequence atgggtcTCTCAAGTCTTCCAGCTCCATCAGAAGGAGTGTTATGTATACTCTTGGTAAACACAGCTTTATCTATATCTATAGTTAAAGGCATAATCCGATCGATCCTTCACGTTGTCGGTATCCATCTCCCACAACCATCATCGGATTACACTGAAAATCCCTCGGAATCGAATGATTTCCACCTTAATACTCCTGAAAGTTACATCGAGGAATTCCGGAGTAGGACCCCAACAATTCATTTCGGTGCTGTTTTATGTAGCTGCAAACGGCCTCAGCACGACTGTCGGGTTTGTCTGACTCAGTTTGAGCCAAAATCCGAGATTAACCACTTGTCGTGTGGTCATCTCTTTCACAAGGTGTGTTTGGAAAAATGGTTGGATTATTGGAATATTACATGCCCTCTTTGCAGGACTCCTTTGTTGACTGAAGAAGAAGCTTCTTGCTTTTGGTAA